The Chitinophaga pinensis DSM 2588 region TGATATGCATGAGTGTGGTTACTCCCTGATAAAGGGCTTATTAACCATAGAGGAATGCCAGGAACTGATTGAATTGTATAATGACAAAGCGTCTTACCGTAAAACGATCTCCATGGAACGGTACCGTTTCGGCGCCGGAGAATATAAATACTTCCGGTACCCGTTACCGGATCTGATCACGACTGTAAGGGAAACGGTCTATCCTTATCTGGCAACCATTGCTAATAAATGGATGGAAGTCCTCCAGTCCAGTCATCGCTTTCCTTCCGCCCATTCCACGTTAAGAGAACAATGCAGCGAAAAAGGACAGGACAAACCAACCGTCCTCATCCTGAAATATGGCGCCGGTGGTTTTAATACCCTACACCAGGATTTATACGGCGATATATGGTTTCCCATGCAGGCCGTCCTCTTCCTGAATGAACCCGGTGAGGACTATAATGGAGGTGAATTTGTCCTGACAGAACAGATTCCCCGCGCACAGTCCAAAGCCAGCGTGATATCCGCTCATAAAGGCGACATGTTATTATTTACGACCAACTTCCGGCCTGTAAAAGGCACCAGGGGATATTACAGGGTGAATATGAAACATGGGGTCAGTCCTTTACATAGTGGGAACAGGCATACATTGGGTATCATTTTTCATGATGCACAGACCTGAGTATAGCTGCCGGATGGATTATCTTCAGTGAAAGACAAACAAAAAGGGACTTCAGCTTTGAAGTCCCTTTACTTATACTCCTTATGGAGCAATTATTTAAATCTCAACGACGATATTACCAGTTTCACCTCTGCGCACGATCAGGGTCAGTGCCTGATCTGCTGTCTGCAGATGAAAGTGACGCGGATCCAGCAATGGCAGTATCTGTCCTGCTTCCGCCATTCTTGTTGCTTCTCTTAAAATAGCGCCATGGTGCTCTCTGCCCATTCCTGTCAGCATTGGCAGTAAGGTGAAGACACCGGAATAAGTAGCTGCTTTGGATGATAATGGCGCCAGACTGTGAGAGCCCCATCCCAGGGAACTGATCACATGGCCATTATTCTGCTTTACAGCCTCAAAAGAAGCGTCTAAGGTGGCGCCGCCTACTGTATCGAAGACGATGTCAAAA contains the following coding sequences:
- a CDS encoding 2OG-Fe(II) oxygenase, whose product is MMKNVAERLHSKDWQQISDDMHECGYSLIKGLLTIEECQELIELYNDKASYRKTISMERYRFGAGEYKYFRYPLPDLITTVRETVYPYLATIANKWMEVLQSSHRFPSAHSTLREQCSEKGQDKPTVLILKYGAGGFNTLHQDLYGDIWFPMQAVLFLNEPGEDYNGGEFVLTEQIPRAQSKASVISAHKGDMLLFTTNFRPVKGTRGYYRVNMKHGVSPLHSGNRHTLGIIFHDAQT